The following proteins are co-located in the Salinigranum halophilum genome:
- a CDS encoding 50S ribosomal protein L11 yields the protein MAGTIEVLVPGGEANPGPPLGPELGPTPVNVQDVVSEINDQTAAFDGMEVPVTVEYDDDGSFTIEVGVPPTAALIKDEAGFDTGSGEPQKEFVADLSVEQVQKIAKQKQSDLLSYDLKNAAKEVVGTCTSLGVTIEGNDPREFKKRLDDGEYDELFTEEAAA from the coding sequence ATGGCCGGAACTATCGAAGTGCTCGTTCCCGGCGGGGAGGCCAACCCTGGCCCGCCGCTCGGACCCGAGCTCGGACCGACGCCTGTCAACGTCCAGGACGTCGTGAGCGAGATCAACGACCAGACCGCCGCGTTCGATGGGATGGAGGTCCCCGTCACCGTCGAGTACGACGACGACGGCTCGTTCACCATCGAGGTCGGCGTCCCGCCGACCGCCGCGCTCATCAAGGACGAGGCCGGATTCGACACGGGCTCTGGCGAACCTCAGAAGGAGTTCGTCGCCGATCTCTCCGTCGAACAGGTCCAGAAAATCGCGAAGCAGAAGCAGTCCGACCTGCTCTCGTACGATCTGAAGAACGCCGCGAAGGAGGTCGTCGGCACCTGCACCTCGCTCGGTGTCACCATCGAGGGGAACGACCCCCGCGAGTTCAAGAAGCGACTCGACGACGGCGAGTACGACGAACTCTTCACCGAGGAAGCGGCGGCGTAA
- a CDS encoding PadR family transcriptional regulator: protein MRWLQSGLRRDICVIVAGLDDPTGQQAKAALERHYDDRVQPKTFHGALEALVSDGFLTRRQDGLADRYALTDAGAERLCAHHEWVASNLGGRHDADARGADSHGSDGKENR, encoded by the coding sequence ATGCGGTGGCTCCAGAGCGGACTCCGGCGCGACATCTGTGTCATCGTCGCCGGACTCGACGACCCGACGGGACAGCAGGCGAAGGCGGCGCTCGAACGGCACTACGACGACCGGGTCCAGCCGAAGACGTTCCACGGCGCGCTCGAGGCGCTCGTGAGCGACGGGTTCCTCACGCGGCGGCAGGACGGCCTCGCCGACCGGTACGCGCTCACCGACGCCGGGGCGGAGCGGTTGTGTGCCCACCACGAGTGGGTCGCGTCGAACCTCGGTGGGCGACACGACGCGGACGCGCGTGGCGCTGACTCACACGGGAGCGACGGGAAAGAAAACCGTTAA
- a CDS encoding 50S ribosomal protein L1, with amino-acid sequence MADTIVEAVSRALEEAPARNFRETVDLAINLRDLDLNDPANRVDESVVLPAGTGQDTQIVVFASGETALRAEDVADQVLSGDDLEDLGDDTDAAKDLANETDFFVAEASMMQDIGRYLGTVLGPRGKMPTPLQPDDDVVETVNRMKNTVQLRSRDRRTFHTRVGAEDMTADEIAENIDVIVRRLEANLEKGPLNIDGIYVKTTMGPSVEVRA; translated from the coding sequence ATGGCAGATACGATAGTCGAAGCAGTCTCACGCGCACTGGAGGAGGCACCGGCTCGCAACTTCCGCGAGACGGTCGACCTCGCCATCAATCTGCGCGATTTAGACCTCAACGATCCAGCGAACCGCGTCGACGAGAGCGTCGTCCTCCCAGCCGGGACCGGACAGGACACCCAGATTGTGGTGTTCGCATCCGGCGAGACGGCGCTGCGTGCCGAAGACGTTGCTGACCAGGTTCTCTCGGGGGACGACCTCGAAGACCTCGGCGACGACACTGACGCCGCGAAGGACCTCGCCAACGAAACGGACTTCTTCGTTGCCGAGGCGTCGATGATGCAAGATATCGGTCGATATCTCGGGACCGTCCTCGGGCCGCGCGGCAAGATGCCGACGCCGCTGCAGCCCGACGACGACGTCGTCGAGACCGTCAACCGGATGAAAAACACCGTTCAGCTCCGGTCTCGTGACCGCCGCACGTTCCACACGCGCGTCGGTGCCGAGGACATGACGGCCGACGAAATCGCCGAGAACATCGACGTCATCGTACGTCGACTCGAGGCGAACCTCGAGAAGGGCCCGCTCAACATCGACGGCATCTACGTCAAGACGACGATGGGGCCGTCCGTGGAGGTGCGTGCCTGA